One segment of Haemophilus influenzae DNA contains the following:
- the rpmA gene encoding 50S ribosomal protein L27 produces the protein MATKKAGGSTRNGRDSEAKRLGVKRFGGESVLAGSIIVRQRGTKFHAGNNVGMGRDHTLFATADGKVKFEVKGEKSRKYVSIVTE, from the coding sequence AAAAAAGCTGGTGGTTCAACTCGTAACGGTCGCGATTCTGAAGCTAAACGCCTTGGTGTTAAACGTTTCGGTGGCGAATCTGTATTAGCAGGTAGTATTATTGTTCGCCAACGTGGTACTAAATTCCACGCAGGTAACAACGTAGGAATGGGAAGAGATCACACCTTATTTGCAACCGCAGATGGCAAAGTTAAATTTGAAGTAAAAGGCGAGAAAAGCCGTAAATACGTAAGTATTGTTACTGAATAA
- a CDS encoding DMT family transporter, which yields MKQQPLLGFTFALIAAMAWGSLPIALKQVLSVMNAQTIVWYRFIIAAVSLLALLAYKKQLPELMKVRQYAWIMLIGVIGLTGNFLLFSSSLNYIEPSVAQIFIHLSSFGMLICGVLIFKEKLGLHQKIGLFLLLIGLGLFFNDRFAVFSGLNQYSIGVILSVGGALIWVAYGMAQKLMLRKFNSQQILLMMYLGCAIVFMPMAEFSQVQELTPLALICFIYCCLNTLIGYGSYAEALNRWDVSKVSVVITLVPLFTILFSHIAHYFSPSDFAAPELNNISYIGAFVVVCGAILSAIGHKLLPHKTH from the coding sequence ATGAAACAACAACCTTTACTAGGCTTTACCTTTGCACTTATTGCTGCAATGGCTTGGGGATCATTGCCTATTGCCTTGAAACAAGTTTTGTCTGTAATGAATGCGCAAACTATCGTATGGTATCGTTTCATTATTGCTGCAGTTTCATTATTGGCTTTACTTGCTTATAAAAAACAATTACCTGAATTAATGAAAGTTCGCCAATATGCGTGGATTATGCTTATTGGAGTAATTGGTCTTACCGGCAATTTTCTATTATTTAGTAGCTCGCTGAATTACATTGAACCGTCAGTTGCACAAATTTTTATTCATTTATCATCTTTTGGAATGCTCATCTGTGGTGTACTAATTTTCAAAGAAAAATTAGGGCTGCACCAAAAGATCGGACTTTTCTTATTATTAATTGGTTTAGGCTTATTCTTTAATGATCGTTTTGCTGTATTTTCTGGACTAAATCAGTATTCAATAGGTGTCATTTTAAGTGTAGGGGGCGCTCTTATTTGGGTCGCTTATGGAATGGCGCAAAAATTAATGTTACGTAAATTTAATTCACAACAAATCTTGCTAATGATGTATTTAGGTTGTGCCATAGTCTTTATGCCGATGGCTGAATTCTCGCAAGTGCAAGAACTCACACCTTTAGCTCTGATTTGTTTTATTTACTGCTGTTTAAATACCTTAATTGGATACGGCTCTTATGCGGAAGCACTTAATCGTTGGGATGTATCAAAAGTCAGTGTTGTTATCACACTTGTACCTCTTTTCACAATCCTATTTTCCCATATTGCCCATTATTTTAGCCCATCAGATTTTGCAGCCCCAGAATTGAATAATATTAGCTATATTGGCGCATTTGTTGTAGTATGCGGGGCAATTTTATCCGCGATTGGACATAAATTATTACCGCATAAAACTCATTAA
- the cgtA gene encoding Obg family GTPase CgtA, producing the protein MKFIDESLIRIEAGDGGNGCVSFRREKFIPKGGPDGGDGGDGGDVYLQADENLNTLIDYRFNKRFAAERGENGRSSDCTGRRGKDIILPVPVGTRAIDNDTKETLGDLTQHGQKMLVAKGGYHGLGNTRFKSSVNRAPRQKTMGTPGEKRDLLLELMLLADVGMLGLPNAGKSTFIRAVSAAKPKVADYPFTTLVPSLGVVKVDDSHSFVVADIPGLIEGAADGAGLGIRFLKHLERCRVLIHLVDIAPIDGSNPADNVAIIESELFQYSEKLSEKPRWLVFNKIDTMSDEEAEERVREITEQLGWEEDYYLISAATGKNVPPLCRDIMDFIIANPREAETQQVAPEEVKFKWEDYHQEQLTGYQFDDDEDWDDDWTEEDDDEDWDDDWTEEDDEGIEFIYKP; encoded by the coding sequence ATGAAATTTATTGATGAATCCCTTATTCGAATTGAGGCTGGGGATGGTGGTAACGGTTGCGTAAGTTTCCGTCGAGAGAAATTTATTCCGAAAGGCGGCCCTGATGGTGGCGACGGTGGCGATGGTGGCGATGTCTATTTACAAGCCGATGAAAACCTCAATACCTTAATCGATTATCGCTTTAATAAACGCTTTGCCGCAGAGCGTGGAGAGAATGGACGGAGTTCAGATTGTACAGGACGTCGCGGTAAAGATATTATTTTACCTGTTCCCGTAGGAACTCGCGCTATTGATAATGACACCAAAGAAACCTTGGGAGATTTAACCCAACACGGTCAAAAAATGTTGGTAGCTAAAGGCGGTTATCACGGGTTAGGGAATACCCGTTTCAAATCATCGGTAAACCGTGCACCGCGTCAAAAAACAATGGGAACACCGGGCGAAAAACGCGATTTATTATTGGAATTAATGCTACTTGCTGATGTGGGAATGCTCGGTTTACCTAATGCTGGTAAATCCACTTTTATTCGTGCCGTTTCAGCAGCCAAACCAAAAGTTGCAGATTATCCATTTACTACCTTAGTACCAAGTCTAGGTGTTGTGAAAGTGGATGACTCACACAGTTTCGTCGTCGCCGATATTCCAGGATTAATTGAGGGCGCAGCAGATGGTGCTGGGTTAGGAATTCGTTTTTTAAAACATCTAGAACGTTGTAGAGTGCTTATTCATTTAGTCGATATAGCGCCAATTGATGGCTCTAATCCAGCAGATAATGTTGCTATTATTGAATCTGAACTTTTCCAATACAGTGAAAAATTATCAGAAAAGCCACGCTGGTTAGTATTCAATAAAATTGATACGATGAGCGATGAAGAAGCTGAAGAGCGGGTTCGAGAAATCACTGAACAATTAGGTTGGGAAGAAGACTATTACCTGATTTCAGCTGCAACAGGGAAAAATGTTCCACCACTTTGTCGTGATATTATGGACTTTATCATAGCAAATCCACGCGAAGCTGAAACACAACAAGTTGCACCTGAAGAAGTAAAATTCAAATGGGAAGATTATCATCAGGAACAACTAACGGGGTATCAATTTGATGATGACGAAGATTGGGATGACGATTGGACTGAAGAAGATGATGACGAAGATTGGGATGATGATTGGACTGAAGAAGATGATGAAGGAATTGAGTTCATCTATAAACCTTAA
- the ndk gene encoding nucleoside-diphosphate kinase produces MTERTFSIIKPDAVKRNLIGAILTRFEQNGFKIIASKMVRLTREQAEGFYAEHQGKEFFAPLVEYMMSSPIVVSVLEKENAVKDYRTLIGTTNPETAAEGTIRKEFALSQRENSVHGSDSIENANREIAYFFTDCEIFER; encoded by the coding sequence ATGACAGAAAGAACTTTTTCGATTATTAAACCTGATGCGGTAAAGCGTAATCTTATTGGAGCAATCTTAACTCGTTTTGAGCAAAATGGCTTTAAAATCATAGCCTCTAAAATGGTACGCCTAACTCGTGAGCAGGCTGAAGGCTTTTATGCAGAGCATCAAGGCAAAGAATTTTTTGCTCCTTTAGTTGAATATATGATGTCTTCGCCGATAGTGGTTTCTGTTCTTGAAAAAGAAAATGCAGTGAAAGATTACCGCACTTTGATTGGTACAACGAATCCAGAAACTGCCGCAGAAGGGACAATTCGTAAAGAGTTTGCATTGAGTCAGCGTGAGAATTCGGTTCACGGATCAGATAGTATAGAAAATGCAAATCGTGAAATTGCTTATTTCTTTACTGATTGTGAAATTTTTGAGCGTTAA